A stretch of the Capsicum annuum cultivar UCD-10X-F1 chromosome 8, UCD10Xv1.1, whole genome shotgun sequence genome encodes the following:
- the LOC107879763 gene encoding cytochrome b561 and DOMON domain-containing protein At3g61750 — MKMDGVSRLLVLTMFFVILFGFQSEKNGVVMAIDEDAKALCSINLAEFLPPPYGGLENMVCQPVWNSFLLRYSQSKDNVITIVLSTIYTSGWVGMGFSPDGMMINSSCMAGWVTPEGHGKIKQYYAEGHIPSKVIPDEGELPLTSVPPLIYLQGATVYLAFQLKYTSRLKTQSMLLAFSSKYPQHHHLTAHEDKTAIKFDFSSGTPFSAIAKPNYFISSTTHGVLGILGWGLFCPFGAIFARYFRYQQIWYYVHISAQFIGFVLGLAGVIVGIQLNNKLQPDIPGHQGIGILILVLSILQVLAFFARPDKDSKYRRYWNLHHSWVGRTALFFGAVNIVLGMHYAGAGPGWKLSYGFVLASTMLACILLEMLSRLRKFDEPTLPSDYPINSI, encoded by the exons atgaaaatggaTGGAGTCTCAAGATTGTTGGTGCTCACAATGttctttgtgattttgtttggtTTTCAAAGTGAGAAGAATGGGGTTGTTATGGCCATTGATGAAGATGCAAAAGCGCTTTGTAGCATTAATCTCGCGGAATTTCTTCCTCCTCCTTATGGTGGTCTTGAAAATATGGTTTGTCAACCTGTTTGGAACTCTTTCCTGCTGCGT tactctcagagtAAAGACAATGTGATCACCATCGTGTTATCaaccatttacacaagtggaTGGGTAGGAATGGGGTTCTCTCCCGACGGAATGATGATCAATTCTAGCTGTATGGCTGGATGGGTGACTCCTGAAGGTCATGGAAAAATCAAGCAGTATTATGCTGAGGGCCACATTCCCTCGAAAGTCATACCAGATGAAGGAGAATTGCCATTGACAAGTGTTCCACCTCTCATCTATCTTCAAGGTGCCACAGTTTACTTGGCCTTCCAGTTGAAATATACAAGTCGTCTCAAAACTCAATCAATGTTACTAGCTTTCTCCTCGAAATATCCTCAGCACCACCACCTAACTGCTCACGAGGATAAAACAGCCATAAAATTCGACTTCTCTTCAG GTACTCCATTTTCTGCCATCGCTAAACCTAACTACTTTATTAGCTCAACGACCCATGGTGTATTGGGTATATTAGGATGGGGACTATTCTGCCCCTTTGGAGCAATTTTTGCAAGATACTTTAGGTACCAACAGATATGGTACTACGTTCATATATCTGCTCAATTCATAGGATTCGTACTAGGACTTGCCGGAGTGATTGTTGGAATTCAGCTCAACAACAAGCTGCAACCCGATATTCCAGGACATCAAGGCATAGGCATTCTTATTCTTGTGCTTAGTATTCTTCAG GTTTTGGCATTCTTCGCACGACCAGATAAAGACAGCAAGTATCGCAGATACTGGAATCTGCATCACAGTTGGGTGGGGAGGACTGCCCTCTTCTTTGGAGCTGTGAACATAGTACTGGGGATGCATTATGCAGGCGCAGGGCCAGGATGGAAATTAAGTTATGGATTTGTTCTCGCTTCAACAATGTTGGCATGCATCCTCCTGGAAATGTTGTCAAGGCTAAGGAAGTTCGATGAGCCGACTCTTCCTTCAGACTACCCTATCAATTCAATCTAG
- the LOC107879764 gene encoding uncharacterized protein LOC107879764 isoform X1: MDWSPKYAANAYIDTLKLCGKHKQMCNACSGTQEPECNEFLSALAAGMSAKLIVEVTTEGSPSTVALAAAARQTGGKLVCIIPEPKLNETQNLIQETGLNDMVEFKTGDPVEVLHNYENIDFSLVDCKTNDYNMLMEKLDVNPKRSVVVTNNVEGRKGVGGHLKKVENKVKVRSLQHPIGKGLEVTMIGKSTEFGKKESRSRSGCYAHLIRGGEKRNGHVVKKGEKSKWIFVLDEKSGEEHIYRMPKSGP; this comes from the exons ATGGATTGGTCCCCTAAATATGCTGCCAATGCATATATTGACACCCTCAAGTTG TGTGGTAAACACAAGCAGATGTGCAATGCATGTAGTGGAACACAAGAACCAGAGTGCAACGAGTTCTTATCAGCCTTAGCAGCGGGCATGAGCGCCAAGCTAATAGTCGAAGTCACCACCGAAGGCTCTCCCTCAACCGTGGCCTTAGCCGCAGCAGCACGACAAACAGGAGGGAAACTAGTGTGCATTATACCCGAGCCAAAACTCAACGaaacacaaaatttaattcaAGAAACAGGGCTAAATGACATGGTAGAGTTCAAAACAGGCGACCCTGTTGAGGTCTTACACAATTATGAGAACATCGATTTCTCCCTCGTCGATTGCAAGACGAATGATTACAACATGTTGATGGAGAAGCTCGATGTCAATCCTAAAAGATCAGTGGTCGTTACGAATAATGTAGAAGGGAGGAAAGGGGTTGGAGGACATTTGAAGAAAGTTGAGAATAAAGTAAAGGTAAGGTCACTACAACATCCCATTGGTAAAGGTTTAGAAGTTACTATGATTGGTAAAAGCACAGAGTTTGGAAAGAAGGAAAGTAGAAGCAGATCAGGATGTTATGCACATTTAATAAGAGGAGGAGAGAAAAGAAATGGACATGTAGTAAAGAAAGGTGAAAAGAGCAAATGGATTTTTGTGCTTGATGAAAAAAGTGGTGAAgaacatatatataggatgccaaAATCAGGACCTTAA
- the LOC107879764 gene encoding uncharacterized protein LOC107879764 isoform X2, producing MCNACSGTQEPECNEFLSALAAGMSAKLIVEVTTEGSPSTVALAAAARQTGGKLVCIIPEPKLNETQNLIQETGLNDMVEFKTGDPVEVLHNYENIDFSLVDCKTNDYNMLMEKLDVNPKRSVVVTNNVEGRKGVGGHLKKVENKVKVRSLQHPIGKGLEVTMIGKSTEFGKKESRSRSGCYAHLIRGGEKRNGHVVKKGEKSKWIFVLDEKSGEEHIYRMPKSGP from the coding sequence ATGTGCAATGCATGTAGTGGAACACAAGAACCAGAGTGCAACGAGTTCTTATCAGCCTTAGCAGCGGGCATGAGCGCCAAGCTAATAGTCGAAGTCACCACCGAAGGCTCTCCCTCAACCGTGGCCTTAGCCGCAGCAGCACGACAAACAGGAGGGAAACTAGTGTGCATTATACCCGAGCCAAAACTCAACGaaacacaaaatttaattcaAGAAACAGGGCTAAATGACATGGTAGAGTTCAAAACAGGCGACCCTGTTGAGGTCTTACACAATTATGAGAACATCGATTTCTCCCTCGTCGATTGCAAGACGAATGATTACAACATGTTGATGGAGAAGCTCGATGTCAATCCTAAAAGATCAGTGGTCGTTACGAATAATGTAGAAGGGAGGAAAGGGGTTGGAGGACATTTGAAGAAAGTTGAGAATAAAGTAAAGGTAAGGTCACTACAACATCCCATTGGTAAAGGTTTAGAAGTTACTATGATTGGTAAAAGCACAGAGTTTGGAAAGAAGGAAAGTAGAAGCAGATCAGGATGTTATGCACATTTAATAAGAGGAGGAGAGAAAAGAAATGGACATGTAGTAAAGAAAGGTGAAAAGAGCAAATGGATTTTTGTGCTTGATGAAAAAAGTGGTGAAgaacatatatataggatgccaaAATCAGGACCTTAA